Within the Amaranthus tricolor cultivar Red isolate AtriRed21 chromosome 15, ASM2621246v1, whole genome shotgun sequence genome, the region agacaaagTGGGAATGAGTAAACAATTTGTAAGATGAAGAGAGGGAGAGATATTGACTGCTCCAGCGTGGGCAACCGGTACACAATCTCCATTAGCCATCCGGATATGGGTTCAGTTAGTAGGATGGGTGGATAAAAAATCACTGGGTCGAAGGTCATCGTATCGGTTGCCCCACAGTCAAATATCCattgagaatttgtgttatgACTAAGGAGCCCTTTGGAATTGGTGTTTTGTGGGCCAGAAGAGTTATTGGGCCTGGGGATGGAAATTGGGCCAGAAGATTGTGAGAGAGGAGTATTTAGGGTTTGATGGTTATAAAAGGGGGTGGTGGGACATTTAGGGTTGGGCgtccctttccctttcccttgCTTGACGGCTACTGTTCCTTTCTCTTCCCATTCCCGTTTCTCACCATGGTTGGCCTCCTGTTCTGTAGTTACGGTCACTTCTCCTTCCCCTTTGCTCCATCCTTCTGGTTCACCTGATTTCAGACATGATGTCGGTTAATCGGCAGTACCAAGgttagccttgccgccggtccggcttgccggtgccttggtggcggctctCCTTTTCTGTAGATCGTCCCACCACTCAGGGTACCCCACAAGTTTGAAGCAACCCTCCTTTGTATGCCTGGAACCACCACAGTGAGTGCATCGGAGTTTCCTCCGGTCATCCTCTTCTCGGCTTCTTTGAAAAGGTTTGTTTCTCGTGGCTAATCCCGATCCAATCTCTGAGGGACGAGTCCCCGGTGATGAGACGCCGTTCATAATTTTCCGGCGTGTGATCTCCCTTCTAATTGATGCATAGGCTGTCTCTACCATATTAAttgggggacacaagtgcagcctaatttaacagagagtgtatacatatattagttggtgattactggtgataattggtgattatatatatatttgcaatGTTGTTTATTACAACATTGTACATTAgcattggattatttataaaacgaaaaaaatgaaaaaaaaatatatgatatatgctgcggtttttgtggaaccacagcatatagtgcacttttgtgctgcggtttaaataggccatctgctactatcactaatgcttggggttaaaatcgcagcatattgtggccaaaaaactgcagcagatgatttttttccactagtgtatgatTCAACTCCTCAAATTTCATCTTACTAGAGCTCAAGTAAGAATGAAAAACCAGGCTGATAGAAGGAGATCTAATAGACAGTTTGAGGAAGGACAATGGGTGTGGCTTAAACTCCAACCATACAGACAACAATCAGTACAGGCCGAATCACATCAAAAGTTATCTCCTCGCTTCTTTGGGCCTTTCTAGATTTTAAAGAAAGTTGGGAAGATTGCATACAAACTATCTCTTCTTCCAGGATCAAAGACTTATAACATTTTGCATATGTTCAATTAAAAAAGTTCCATGGCCCTCCTCCCATCGCCACACAATTGCCATCTTGGTTCCATGATCATCATGACTTGCATCACCTAAACCAGCTATTATCCTAGAGTAGGGTTGTTCAAGATTTGGTTCAATATTTGATTCAGTGGGAAGGCTTTGAAAGGCATGAAGCTACAAGGGAGAATGCTGATGACATTGAACAAAAGTTTCCAACGTTTTTGGCAAGTTAGACTTGAGGACAAGCCTTCATTAAGGGGGAGGGTATGTTGTAGTGTAATCATGCTAAGCATGTGTATGATGTAGTGTAAGCATGATAAGCACGTGTTTAGTAAGAATTGTGACAAGTTAGTTTGTTTGTtgcattagtatataaactaACTAAATGTAAGTACACAAAAGCATATGAATAAAAACAGTATTCcttattttcttctttctttctctttttctatCTTTGAAAATCAGTTCTTGATCTTAAATGGTTGTTGAAGATTCAACAACCATATCATTCAACCTTTCATTTTCAACTACTGGGGGTGTATTAGAACATACCAATATCATTGTAATCTTATACATTCTTagattattttgtatatgtCTTTGTTAGAGTACATAACATGTGCTAcgacctcaaccatcagcttgaTACAATGTCAAGGAACTAACTTAATGAACAACTTAAGCTTATGATGGAGATTCcagaatattatatattttaacagtCTTAGCATATGTTATAGCTGATATCTAAGGAATCTAgtatatttgtaattattttcTAGCTAAAATAACTTTAAAGCAAGTCGATCAATATGCAATGAATTATTCAAGCAAAAATATTCTTTCAATATTGCATAAAATATTGGGTGTTGTTTTGTTTAAAATGAAGAGTGTGGAGAGAATGAAGGGAAAACAAACTAATGCTTATCTAGTGTGAATTTTGAGAAGTAAAGGTGAGCGATAAATCATAGATATCGCTCTACATTTCACTTAGTTGGATTACGTTCACACTTTCTATTTGCTCTATATTTTGGCATttattaaaacatataataagaaAAGATAATTATGTATACTTCTTTGACTGACACAGTTATGATATATCCGCTATCTTCTCTCCCTCGGACCCTAATCTATATGAATATTGAATTGATGACTCGGACTCTAATTCTGACTCTGATGTATAAAGGTTTaatatgaaaaaatttatatcagatAAATTAGAGATGATCCAAATTACTAACATAAGAAAAACCGAACACTTATCTTTTCTATATGTATTGAACCAAATCAAATGTTATTTTCTTGTATTATTTAACGAGCAAGTCAATTTTAATACGTTTTTTTATCAAAACTTGAAGACCTCCGAAATAAATAAGTATCATTTAACCCATGCATGgacatatttgtatatatgATGGACGAAGTAGGCAAACCAAGATCTTGAAACACCAATCATATCCCGTGCAAATGATAGTCAtcttttcaacaaaaaaaaaagtcaaaaagtcAAAGGGATTTTAATAACAATGGCTTAAGATATACATAAAGGGACTAATTGCGTGCAAATACATTATTATTAGGAGCTTAATTACAAAAGACATatacttaatacttaatatatatatatatatatatataggagtaCTACtactaatatatatgtatacgacATTTGCATTACAAGCTAGATCTAGGTACTCGTTCCTAGGCCATGCATGCATCATTTGCTAccatattctatatatattatatcaataataagcattttaataaaaacataattgaccttaataaagaaattattctaattatttattaattaagtaagCTCCTAATGATTCTTGCCTCTTCGCTATTAGCATCAACTGTTGTCAAGAGTTGTGAGAGGCGATCACTAAGGTCATCCATCTCACTTTGTAGGTTTCTTATGTAGTTGCATGTCTCTAAAAGCACCTTTGAAGCGgacaccttttaataaatatatacatattattagtATCCATTTGAAATATAATAAAcccaaagaaaaataaaaaaaagttgaacAACAACAATACTAAGTAAATAATTAAAGGATATTATATTGATGTAAAATTGTATAAAAAGAATTTGGAAGATGTCAAATACttgttttttttctatttacttgaatttaattattaggtatgtttcttttattttacgttattttttattttaatttctgtCATTtgattttgcattttttttttggcaatggtCATATTGTTATTCTTGTatctcatccacaaacttaTACTCTTAATCTCCATCTTAACTGTTCATATATATATCCTCCACTTATTTTTAGTCTCATTCtcaaattcaattttcttttcattaaatTTCACGTATTTAGCACTAGATGCAAATTGAAAGTGATGaaaggagtattatttttagtttcatTGAACGTCATTTTTGAGTTTGTCCTATAGTTAGGTCATGGTATAGTACGTTAACGGGTGGGGTCTAAACGGTTAGAAATATCATTAAAATGGTAAAGTGTTGTCGCTATTAAGCTTAGCACTTTATAGGAAATAATTTATCATGGACATGTGAGGCTTCATTTACTCTTACTACCATAACTAATATAACCAACATTTCTGTACGCACCTCTTAAGAAACTTCCTGCTAACAGTAACTACTAACTACACTCCAAATCTACCATATCTTTCTAATTTATCAGTCAACGGTCGTTAATTACTAGGTAAATATT harbors:
- the LOC130801385 gene encoding transcription factor PRE6-like; the protein is MSSRRSRQSGSSRISDDQIIQLVSKLQQLVPELRQHRSDKVSASKVLLETCNYIRNLQSEMDDLSDRLSQLLTTVDANSEEARIIRSLLN